One Sulfolobus sp. S-194 DNA segment encodes these proteins:
- a CDS encoding inorganic phosphate transporter: MNTLLLLIFIVGLLASFSVGGNNSAVALGILLSTNVLKRKHAYVINALSLFIGAFLGSYTMLNSVYGIVKSDETIILEILLSSILLASTTTFYYLNKLGIPASLSQMIYPSIAVLVLISRGVIDFDWGKFWFTVVSWGISPSIAIVTSLSMYFILIKVIGNRRNFVKQIKYYKYSLILASIFTSYVTGANAIGIIISAGVIAEPYYITALAYAIASVLGLYLSSKKAAITVGFRVTRLGYIGASSALIGSDIISEIFTILGVPISITQTIMGGIIGLSFRSFGFDIKRQLLQIARGWTVSPILAIIVSLATYGVLKSILGL, from the coding sequence ATGAATACTTTATTATTACTAATCTTTATTGTAGGGTTATTGGCTTCATTTAGCGTTGGAGGAAATAACTCTGCTGTAGCCTTAGGAATTTTACTCTCTACAAACGTATTAAAGAGAAAACATGCATATGTTATTAACGCACTTTCTTTGTTCATAGGTGCTTTTTTAGGTAGTTATACAATGCTTAACAGTGTTTACGGGATAGTTAAATCTGATGAAACAATTATATTAGAAATCTTATTATCTTCTATACTTTTAGCTTCAACCACCACATTTTATTATTTAAATAAACTAGGTATACCAGCATCATTAAGCCAAATGATTTATCCTTCTATTGCTGTCCTAGTGTTAATATCTCGAGGAGTAATAGATTTTGATTGGGGAAAATTCTGGTTTACTGTAGTCTCATGGGGTATTTCTCCGTCTATAGCAATTGTGACTTCCTTATCTATGTATTTTATTCTCATAAAAGTAATAGGAAATAGAAGAAACTTCGTAAAGCAAATAAAGTATTATAAATATTCTTTAATTTTAGCGTCGATATTTACTTCGTATGTTACTGGTGCTAATGCGATCGGAATAATAATATCAGCTGGAGTAATTGCAGAACCTTATTATATTACAGCTTTAGCTTACGCTATTGCTTCCGTTCTTGGTCTTTACTTAAGTTCTAAGAAAGCGGCAATTACAGTGGGTTTTAGGGTTACAAGACTTGGATATATAGGAGCTTCATCAGCATTAATTGGTAGTGATATAATTTCAGAAATTTTTACTATACTTGGTGTTCCTATTTCAATAACTCAAACTATAATGGGAGGAATTATAGGTCTAAGTTTTAGGAGCTTTGGTTTTGATATAAAAAGGCAATTATTACAAATAGCTAGAGGTTGGACAGTATCCCCAATTCTAGCAATAATAGTTAGTTTAGCTACTTATGGCGTTCTAAAAAGCATTTTAGGCCTTTAA
- a CDS encoding ribbon-helix-helix domain-containing protein, translated as MATIRKVNETTFEIDLGEVKTISFKLEEDFLREIDEMTKMLGYSNRSDLIRDAIIEYIQYLKSIENEEKKKI; from the coding sequence ATGGCTACTATAAGAAAAGTAAATGAAACAACATTTGAAATTGACTTAGGAGAAGTTAAGACAATTTCATTTAAATTAGAAGAAGATTTTCTGAGAGAAATTGATGAAATGACGAAAATGCTAGGTTACTCTAATAGAAGTGATTTAATTAGAGATGCAATTATAGAGTATATACAGTATCTAAAAAGTATTGAAAATGAGGAAAAGAAGAAAATATGA
- the hel308 gene encoding ATP-dependent DNA helicase Hel308 yields the protein METISIVDLPLDIKIIDILKRRGIRTLNPPQSEAIRKGLLDGKRLLVTSPTASGKTLIAELGIINYLLSKGGKAIYITPLRALTNEKYNTFKDWETLGIKIGMTSGDYDTDDAWLENYDIIVTTYEKLDSLWRHKAKWLNEVSYFVLDEFHYLNDPERGPTVESVAIRAKKRGIVLGLSATISNGKEIANWLDAELVATNWRPVPLKEGIIYPEKKGFVILYKDNTSRKIYGDDAIIAYTLDIISKGGQVLIFRSSRKLAESTARKIIQYMNFIKLEDKKLLEIARKIKEVEDAGSNEKEDLYNLVLRGVAYHHAGLSKGLRDIIESSFRDRILKVIVATPTLAAGVNLPARAVVIGDIYRYNRKVVGYMDLIPVMDYKQMSGRAGRPGFDENGEAVVVVRNKREAEKVYERYLMSDVEPIESKLGSENAFYSFLISIIASEGEKTTEELMEYVKETLLPKELAKKYFKSGLDWLLQHDIFAEMNDRITLTRFGRRISDLYINPFTAVTIREALEKNEKGCEIAYLHLLAYTPDGPSIGVSKAEEDALIDELNCEPFVDEPEDEYEFSNYISALKVAYIVYDWINEIDEDTILGKYGIGSGDLRAIIDTMDWLTYSGYHVASVLELKDHQDILKELHARVKDGVKPELIELVKIPGIGRVRARLLYQHDIKKPEDIVLNPEKVKQLLGPNLGEKIVREAARIIA from the coding sequence ATGGAAACAATTTCTATTGTCGATTTGCCGTTAGATATAAAAATTATAGATATTTTAAAAAGAAGAGGAATTAGAACTTTAAACCCACCTCAGTCTGAAGCAATAAGAAAAGGTTTACTAGATGGTAAAAGACTCTTAGTAACTTCTCCTACTGCTTCTGGTAAAACTCTCATTGCAGAACTAGGTATAATAAATTATCTTCTATCAAAAGGCGGAAAAGCAATATATATTACCCCTCTTAGAGCATTAACTAATGAAAAGTATAATACGTTTAAGGATTGGGAAACTCTTGGTATAAAAATTGGAATGACAAGTGGAGATTATGATACTGACGATGCATGGCTCGAAAATTATGATATAATAGTAACTACATATGAAAAATTAGATTCTTTATGGAGACATAAGGCTAAATGGCTCAATGAGGTTTCATATTTTGTTTTAGATGAGTTTCATTACTTAAACGATCCAGAAAGGGGTCCTACTGTTGAATCTGTGGCTATTAGAGCTAAGAAAAGAGGCATAGTATTAGGATTAAGTGCAACAATTAGTAATGGTAAAGAAATAGCTAACTGGTTAGATGCTGAACTGGTAGCGACTAATTGGAGGCCAGTCCCGCTAAAAGAAGGAATAATATACCCAGAAAAAAAAGGATTTGTCATATTATACAAAGATAACACGAGCAGAAAAATATATGGGGATGATGCTATAATAGCGTACACTCTAGATATAATTTCAAAAGGAGGACAAGTTTTAATATTCCGGTCTTCAAGAAAACTAGCCGAAAGTACAGCTAGAAAGATAATCCAATATATGAATTTTATAAAATTAGAAGATAAGAAATTACTAGAAATCGCTAGAAAAATTAAAGAAGTCGAAGATGCAGGAAGTAATGAGAAAGAGGATTTATATAATCTCGTATTAAGGGGTGTCGCTTATCATCACGCAGGCCTCTCTAAAGGACTTAGGGATATAATAGAATCTTCCTTTAGAGACAGAATACTGAAAGTGATAGTGGCAACACCCACATTGGCTGCCGGAGTGAACTTGCCCGCTAGAGCAGTAGTTATAGGTGATATTTATAGATACAATAGAAAAGTAGTCGGATATATGGATTTAATCCCAGTTATGGATTATAAGCAAATGAGTGGCAGGGCTGGAAGACCAGGTTTTGATGAAAATGGAGAAGCTGTTGTTGTTGTTAGGAACAAAAGAGAGGCAGAAAAAGTATACGAAAGATATTTAATGTCTGATGTTGAACCAATTGAATCAAAATTAGGTTCAGAAAACGCATTTTATTCTTTCCTTATTAGTATTATAGCATCTGAAGGTGAAAAAACCACAGAGGAATTAATGGAATATGTAAAGGAAACCTTACTTCCGAAAGAACTAGCTAAAAAATATTTTAAATCTGGATTAGATTGGTTACTACAACATGATATCTTTGCTGAAATGAATGATAGAATCACATTAACTAGATTTGGAAGAAGAATATCAGATCTATACATAAATCCTTTCACTGCTGTAACAATTAGAGAAGCCTTAGAAAAGAATGAAAAAGGGTGTGAAATAGCATATCTTCATTTGCTAGCTTATACTCCAGATGGTCCTTCTATTGGAGTAAGCAAAGCTGAGGAAGATGCCCTTATAGATGAGTTAAATTGTGAACCATTTGTTGATGAACCCGAAGATGAATATGAATTTTCAAATTATATATCAGCATTAAAAGTAGCATACATTGTTTATGATTGGATTAATGAAATAGATGAAGACACAATCCTAGGTAAGTATGGAATAGGATCTGGTGATTTAAGGGCTATAATAGATACAATGGATTGGTTAACTTATTCTGGTTATCATGTAGCCTCTGTCCTAGAATTAAAAGATCACCAGGATATCTTAAAAGAACTTCATGCTAGAGTTAAAGACGGAGTTAAACCAGAACTGATTGAATTAGTAAAGATTCCAGGGATAGGAAGAGTGAGAGCCAGACTACTCTATCAACACGATATTAAGAAACCAGAGGATATTGTCTTAAATCCTGAGAAGGTTAAGCAACTTTTAGGTCCTAACTTAGGTGAAAAAATTGTCAGAGAAGCTGCAAGAATTATTGCTTGA
- a CDS encoding acyl-CoA carboxylase subunit beta yields the protein MSMYEKPPVEKLIEELRQLKEKVYKGGGDERIQFQHSKGKLTARERLALLFDDGKFNEIMTFATTRATEFGLDKQRFYGDGVVTGWGKVDGRTVFAYAQDFTVLGGSLGETHANKIVRAYELALKVGAPVVGINDSGGARIQEGALSLEGYGAVFKMNVMASGVIPQITIMAGPAAGGAVYSPALTDFIIMIKGDAYYMFVTGPEITKVVLGEEVSFQDLGGAVVHATKSGVVHFMVDNEQEAINLTKRLLSYLPSNNMEEPPYIDTGDPADRDASGVEQIVPNDAAKPYNMREIIYKIVDNSEFLEVHRHWAQNIIVGFARIAGNVVGIVANNPEEFGGSIDIDAADKAARFIRFCDAFNIPLISLVDTPGYVPGTDQEYKGIIRHGAKMLYAFAEATVPKITVIVRKSYGGAHIAMSIKSLGADLVYAWPTAEIAVTGPEGAVRILYRKEIQQASNPDDVLKQRIAEYRKLFANPYWAAEKGLVDDVIEPKDTRRVIAAGLEMLKTKREYRYPKKHGNIPL from the coding sequence ATGTCTATGTATGAGAAACCTCCAGTTGAAAAATTAATTGAAGAATTAAGACAATTAAAAGAAAAAGTGTATAAGGGAGGAGGAGATGAAAGAATACAATTTCAACATAGTAAAGGAAAACTTACAGCTAGAGAGAGGTTAGCACTTTTATTTGACGATGGTAAGTTTAATGAAATTATGACTTTTGCGACTACCAGAGCTACAGAGTTTGGGTTAGATAAGCAGAGATTTTATGGGGACGGTGTTGTTACTGGTTGGGGTAAAGTTGACGGTAGAACAGTTTTTGCCTATGCCCAAGATTTCACAGTATTAGGAGGAAGCTTAGGAGAGACACATGCAAACAAGATTGTTAGAGCTTATGAATTAGCTCTGAAAGTAGGAGCACCAGTTGTAGGTATTAATGATTCTGGTGGAGCAAGAATACAAGAAGGTGCATTATCGTTAGAAGGATATGGTGCTGTATTCAAAATGAACGTAATGGCTTCTGGTGTGATTCCACAAATAACTATTATGGCTGGACCTGCAGCAGGTGGTGCGGTTTATTCACCAGCACTAACGGATTTCATTATTATGATCAAAGGAGACGCATACTACATGTTTGTAACGGGGCCTGAAATTACTAAAGTAGTTTTAGGAGAAGAAGTATCTTTCCAAGATTTAGGAGGTGCTGTAGTTCATGCAACAAAGTCTGGTGTAGTTCATTTCATGGTTGATAACGAGCAAGAAGCAATTAATTTAACTAAAAGATTGTTATCATATTTACCATCAAATAACATGGAAGAACCTCCCTATATTGATACTGGCGACCCAGCGGATAGAGATGCATCTGGAGTAGAACAAATAGTTCCTAATGATGCGGCAAAACCATATAACATGAGAGAAATAATTTACAAGATTGTCGATAATAGCGAATTCCTTGAGGTTCATAGACATTGGGCACAAAACATAATAGTAGGATTTGCAAGAATTGCTGGCAATGTTGTTGGAATAGTGGCTAATAACCCAGAAGAATTTGGCGGTTCTATAGATATTGATGCAGCTGATAAGGCAGCGAGATTTATTAGATTCTGTGATGCTTTCAACATACCCCTAATTAGCTTAGTAGATACTCCTGGTTATGTACCAGGGACTGATCAAGAGTATAAGGGCATAATAAGGCATGGTGCAAAAATGTTATATGCATTTGCTGAAGCAACTGTACCTAAAATTACAGTAATTGTTAGAAAATCGTATGGAGGAGCACATATAGCAATGAGTATAAAGAGTTTAGGAGCAGATTTAGTATATGCTTGGCCAACAGCCGAAATTGCTGTAACTGGACCAGAAGGAGCAGTAAGAATTCTTTATAGAAAAGAAATTCAACAAGCCTCAAATCCAGATGATGTATTAAAGCAAAGAATAGCAGAATATAGAAAGTTGTTTGCAAATCCCTACTGGGCCGCTGAGAAGGGACTAGTTGATGATGTAATTGAGCCAAAAGATACTAGAAGAGTAATTGCTGCTGGATTAGAAATGCTAAAGACTAAGAGAGAATATAGATATCCTAAGAAACACGGGAATATACCATTATAA
- a CDS encoding acetyl-CoA carboxylase biotin carboxyl carrier protein subunit, with product MKLLRVSSELGDNYVMTYDQQGNKDVISFEDNKFEIEYIGPGWREGELLFKINGEVHRVYVDNGFIVIDDETIFKVDRITETPIEQGKSIEELIKGKEGEILSPMQGRIVQIRVKEGDAVNKGQPLLSIEAMKSETVISAPIGGIVQKIMVKPGQGVKKGDLLLIIK from the coding sequence ATGAAGTTACTTAGAGTGTCCTCAGAATTAGGAGATAACTACGTAATGACTTACGATCAACAAGGTAATAAAGATGTAATTAGCTTTGAGGATAATAAGTTTGAAATAGAATATATTGGGCCTGGCTGGAGAGAAGGAGAACTACTCTTTAAGATTAATGGGGAGGTTCATAGAGTATATGTAGATAATGGTTTTATTGTAATTGATGATGAGACGATCTTTAAAGTAGATAGAATAACAGAAACTCCAATAGAACAGGGTAAGTCGATTGAAGAGTTAATAAAAGGGAAAGAAGGCGAAATTTTATCACCCATGCAAGGGAGAATTGTTCAGATAAGAGTAAAAGAAGGTGATGCTGTAAACAAAGGACAACCATTATTGTCTATTGAGGCAATGAAAAGCGAAACCGTGATATCTGCCCCAATAGGCGGAATAGTACAGAAAATTATGGTAAAACCTGGTCAAGGTGTAAAGAAAGGTGATTTATTACTTATTATTAAATGA
- a CDS encoding biotin carboxylase N-terminal domain-containing protein gives MPPFGKVLVANRGEIAVRVMKAIKEMGMKAIAVYSEADKYALHVKYADEAYYIGPPPALESYLNIQAIIDAAEKAHADAVHPGYGFLSENADFAEAVVKAGLTWIGPPVDAMRAIKSKLDGKRIAKQAGVPISPGSDGPVDNLDEALKLAEKIGYPIMVKAAFGGGGTGITRVDNQDQLVEVWERNKRLAYQAFGKADLYIEKAAVNPRHIEFQLIGDKYGNYVVAWERECTIQRRNQKLIEEAPSPALKMEERERMFEPIIKFGQIIHYYTLGTFETVFSDTTREFYFLELNKRLQVEHPITEMIFRIDLVKLQINIAAGEPLPFTQEELNRRVRGHAIEYRINAEDPLNDFTGSSGFITYYKEPTGPGVRVDSGVTLGSYVPPFYDSLISKLIVYGENRAYAIQAGIRALNDYKIGGVRTTIELYKWISQEEDFQKGKFSTAYIAEKKEQLVKYLKTKEQMKAALAATLYQRGLLKKATTASNSGLTQTQTKRSNWKTYGLMQQSSYRVMW, from the coding sequence ATGCCACCTTTTGGAAAAGTACTCGTTGCGAATAGAGGAGAAATTGCAGTAAGAGTTATGAAAGCTATTAAAGAAATGGGTATGAAAGCTATTGCTGTATATTCAGAAGCTGATAAATATGCTTTACACGTAAAATATGCTGATGAGGCTTATTATATAGGACCTCCACCGGCATTAGAAAGCTACTTAAATATTCAAGCCATTATTGATGCTGCAGAAAAGGCCCATGCTGATGCTGTTCATCCAGGGTACGGCTTCCTATCTGAAAACGCAGATTTTGCTGAAGCTGTTGTAAAGGCCGGACTAACATGGATCGGACCACCAGTAGATGCTATGAGAGCTATTAAGAGTAAATTAGATGGTAAAAGAATTGCAAAACAAGCAGGAGTACCGATTTCACCAGGTTCTGATGGGCCAGTCGATAACTTAGATGAGGCTCTAAAATTAGCTGAAAAAATCGGCTACCCAATAATGGTGAAGGCAGCATTCGGTGGCGGAGGTACTGGAATAACTCGTGTTGATAATCAGGACCAATTAGTGGAAGTTTGGGAAAGGAATAAAAGATTAGCCTATCAAGCCTTTGGTAAAGCAGATTTATACATTGAAAAAGCTGCAGTTAATCCTAGACATATTGAATTCCAGCTAATAGGAGATAAATATGGCAACTATGTGGTAGCGTGGGAAAGAGAGTGTACAATTCAAAGAAGAAATCAGAAATTAATTGAAGAAGCTCCTTCGCCAGCTCTCAAAATGGAAGAACGAGAAAGAATGTTTGAACCTATCATTAAATTTGGTCAAATTATTCATTATTATACATTAGGAACATTTGAAACAGTTTTCTCAGATACTACAAGAGAATTCTATTTCCTAGAATTAAATAAAAGACTCCAGGTTGAGCACCCAATTACTGAAATGATATTTAGAATAGATTTGGTAAAACTTCAAATAAATATCGCTGCGGGCGAACCATTACCTTTTACCCAAGAAGAATTAAACAGAAGAGTGAGAGGGCATGCCATCGAATATAGAATCAATGCTGAAGATCCGTTAAATGACTTTACTGGTAGCTCGGGATTTATAACATACTATAAGGAACCGACTGGTCCAGGCGTAAGAGTGGATAGCGGTGTTACTTTAGGTAGTTATGTACCACCATTTTACGATTCATTAATTTCAAAACTGATTGTATATGGTGAAAATAGGGCTTATGCAATACAAGCTGGAATAAGGGCTTTAAATGATTATAAGATAGGCGGAGTTAGAACTACAATTGAATTATATAAATGGATTTCCCAGGAAGAAGATTTCCAAAAAGGTAAATTCTCAACTGCATATATAGCTGAAAAGAAAGAACAATTAGTAAAATACTTAAAAACAAAAGAGCAAATGAAAGCAGCTTTAGCTGCAACGTTATATCAAAGAGGGTTATTAAAGAAAGCAACAACTGCAAGTAATTCTGGACTAACACAAACTCAAACAAAGAGATCAAATTGGAAAACATATGGTTTGATGCAACAATCCTCTTATAGGGTGATGTGGTAA
- a CDS encoding ABC transporter permease subunit: MNISLLITFTLASLVTIGRVWVTILFSIFSGWLLAYASIKNKIFENIYISLIEVFESVPVFSFFPIVLIFFIYDIGGSLGVEFAVLFLVFTAVTWNIWMGEYQAFKTVPEDLLEVSENYRLKFWGTMTKLYIPFSIPRIAANLIPSFADALFYITVSEVFAVGTHTYQVFGIGTVIANLVSEGDYTDALYGIVVLAIFTIVITLLLREFSKYSVERYGLDTEISIRKRGRIHFGYSTRLVNALSYPAKLAKVFPTPIKLRSNIKEEDEEKEHKYFWKISGIIAGVLLLGLILYGAISTIISVPLSIWGYLISTLPSDLIAILFDYIRVGIIALLSFVFAIFVGYYLTTHERVEKIVIPIIQAYSAIPAPAYYPLFLLVTLPFVHSIFGPLTNEFYVLFLGFISTFYYVFYSFWIGIKNLPQQYWEIMKNYDFRFWQKLRYVIIPGTFPYIIAGLSSTINSAWGGLAIGEYWPDIIQNYNLEVHTGMMKLIDVSTNEGNIVLASWVSLIFGIIVAVYSILFTRKLMDLARKKYIAEEGIYLA, translated from the coding sequence ATGAATATTTCACTTTTGATAACTTTCACACTAGCTTCTTTAGTGACTATTGGAAGGGTTTGGGTTACTATATTATTCTCTATATTTTCTGGATGGCTTTTAGCTTATGCTAGTATAAAAAATAAAATATTTGAAAATATTTATATTAGTTTGATTGAAGTTTTTGAGTCTGTTCCAGTATTTAGCTTCTTTCCTATTGTCTTAATATTCTTTATATATGATATAGGTGGAAGTTTAGGAGTAGAATTTGCTGTCTTATTTCTTGTTTTTACTGCTGTTACTTGGAATATTTGGATGGGTGAGTATCAAGCATTTAAAACTGTACCAGAAGATTTATTAGAAGTTTCTGAAAATTATAGACTTAAGTTCTGGGGAACTATGACTAAATTATATATTCCATTTTCTATACCTAGAATTGCAGCAAATTTAATTCCAAGTTTTGCCGACGCCTTATTTTATATAACTGTTAGTGAAGTGTTTGCTGTAGGAACACATACTTATCAAGTATTTGGGATTGGAACTGTTATAGCTAATTTAGTAAGTGAAGGAGATTATACAGATGCATTGTATGGAATAGTAGTCTTGGCTATATTTACTATAGTAATTACTTTACTACTTAGAGAATTTTCTAAATATAGTGTAGAGAGATATGGATTAGATACTGAAATCTCTATTAGAAAAAGGGGAAGAATCCACTTTGGTTACTCTACAAGGTTAGTTAATGCCCTATCTTATCCAGCTAAATTAGCAAAAGTCTTCCCAACACCTATAAAATTAAGATCTAATATTAAAGAAGAAGACGAAGAAAAAGAACATAAGTATTTCTGGAAGATAAGTGGGATTATCGCAGGAGTCTTACTTTTGGGTCTTATCTTATATGGTGCAATATCAACAATTATTTCTGTACCTCTTTCGATCTGGGGTTACTTAATTTCCACATTACCATCTGATTTGATAGCAATATTATTTGATTATATAAGAGTTGGAATCATTGCTTTACTTTCTTTCGTTTTTGCGATATTCGTTGGTTACTATCTTACTACTCATGAAAGAGTAGAAAAAATTGTAATTCCAATTATTCAAGCGTATTCAGCTATTCCAGCCCCAGCATATTATCCACTTTTCCTTTTAGTTACACTTCCATTTGTACATTCAATTTTTGGACCATTAACAAATGAATTTTATGTTCTATTTTTAGGATTTATATCCACCTTTTATTATGTATTTTATAGTTTTTGGATAGGTATTAAGAATCTTCCACAGCAATATTGGGAGATAATGAAAAACTATGATTTTAGATTCTGGCAGAAACTTAGATATGTAATCATCCCAGGGACGTTTCCTTATATTATCGCCGGGTTATCTAGTACCATAAACAGTGCTTGGGGAGGATTAGCAATAGGAGAATATTGGCCTGATATAATACAGAATTATAATCTAGAGGTACATACAGGGATGATGAAATTAATTGATGTATCGACAAATGAAGGAAATATTGTCTTAGCATCGTGGGTTTCTCTGATTTTTGGTATAATAGTAGCGGTTTATTCAATTTTATTTACTAGAAAATTAATGGATTTAGCGAGAAAGAAATATATTGCAGAAGAAGGAATTTATCTCGCATGA
- a CDS encoding ABC transporter ATP-binding protein encodes MFKGVNITAYDKELIAIIGPSGIGKSTLLRILGGFIQPREGEVRLLGKKITKPTPKIALVHQSIATFPWMTALENVKLGLKYKKLPKEEEDKIARKMLEIVGLSGFENLYPKQLSGGMRQRIAIARALAAEPIVLLMDEPFSHLDELTAEGLRQEIYQMIFSPETNLRAAVLVSHNLNEVVELSDRIYVLNGSPATVVGEIKVELERPRDPRDPKFAQYLDELYKALTPIKKRNNKTPEA; translated from the coding sequence GTGTTTAAAGGAGTAAATATTACAGCATATGATAAAGAACTAATAGCAATTATAGGTCCTTCTGGTATTGGCAAGTCTACTCTGCTAAGAATTCTAGGAGGTTTCATACAACCAAGAGAGGGAGAAGTTAGACTATTAGGAAAAAAGATTACAAAACCTACCCCTAAAATCGCTTTGGTACATCAGTCAATAGCTACTTTTCCATGGATGACTGCACTTGAGAATGTTAAGTTAGGCCTAAAATATAAAAAATTACCTAAAGAAGAAGAGGATAAAATTGCAAGAAAAATGCTTGAAATTGTAGGGTTATCTGGCTTTGAAAATCTATATCCTAAACAACTTAGTGGAGGGATGAGGCAAAGAATAGCCATTGCTAGGGCATTAGCTGCAGAACCTATAGTATTACTCATGGACGAACCCTTTTCTCACTTAGATGAATTAACAGCTGAAGGATTACGACAAGAGATTTATCAAATGATATTCTCTCCAGAAACTAATCTGCGTGCAGCTGTACTAGTTTCTCATAATCTTAATGAGGTAGTAGAGTTATCAGATAGAATCTATGTTTTAAATGGGAGCCCTGCTACAGTAGTAGGTGAGATAAAGGTCGAATTAGAAAGACCTAGGGATCCTAGAGATCCTAAATTTGCACAATATCTGGATGAGTTATACAAAGCCCTAACCCCAATAAAGAAAAGAAATAATAAGACTCCGGAGGCATGA
- the tatA gene encoding twin-arginine translocase TatA/TatE family subunit, whose amino-acid sequence MIKMALGSVYDAAIIIVVAIILIFGASKLPEIFRSLGRATGEFKKGKLEAEMELAQLQQVQQQQQTQQQKDLQSKIDELQKQLEELKKQQSQNK is encoded by the coding sequence ATGATAAAAATGGCTCTTGGTTCGGTATATGATGCAGCAATTATAATAGTAGTTGCCATAATACTGATCTTTGGAGCCTCTAAACTACCAGAAATTTTCAGATCATTAGGAAGAGCTACAGGCGAATTTAAAAAAGGAAAACTAGAAGCCGAAATGGAGCTTGCTCAATTACAACAAGTGCAACAACAGCAGCAAACGCAACAACAAAAAGATCTTCAGAGTAAGATTGACGAGTTACAAAAACAATTAGAAGAACTAAAGAAGCAACAATCACAGAATAAGTAA
- the tatC gene encoding twin-arginine translocase subunit TatC has protein sequence MSIQKPSTDKEAPLIEHLKELGLRIRNMLIYLAIFFFIYFAFGISTIKVDSFTLPILYPSIYNSIAIQFTNVFLDREKPSGLHLITLNPFDPLYSSMYVSLLLAIVSAFPLIFREFWAFVAPGLYEHEKRTIRKVLLPATSLFIAGASFAYFIIIPFMMLFVYKLDLSLGVEPTLSLRAYVSTIVTLMIAVGASFEFPLVMTSLTQLGLVKAQTWRQNWRWGVLVSFIIAWIISPGTTGGVIETTIAVTLSSLYFIGVIVSSIIEKRNTKNKNELLVK, from the coding sequence ATGAGTATACAAAAACCGAGTACAGATAAAGAAGCTCCTCTGATTGAGCATTTAAAAGAATTAGGGCTTAGAATTAGAAATATGTTGATCTATCTCGCAATCTTCTTCTTTATATATTTTGCATTTGGAATTTCTACCATTAAAGTAGATTCATTTACTTTACCTATCTTGTATCCTTCAATTTATAATAGTATTGCAATTCAATTTACAAATGTGTTTCTAGATAGAGAAAAACCTTCCGGTTTGCATTTAATTACCCTAAATCCTTTTGACCCACTATATTCGTCTATGTACGTTTCCCTTCTTTTAGCTATTGTATCTGCATTTCCTTTAATATTTAGGGAGTTTTGGGCATTTGTTGCCCCAGGTTTATACGAGCACGAAAAGAGAACGATTAGAAAAGTGTTGTTACCAGCTACATCTCTATTTATAGCCGGGGCTTCATTTGCATATTTTATTATTATTCCTTTTATGATGTTATTCGTTTATAAACTAGATCTGAGTCTAGGCGTAGAACCTACATTAAGTTTAAGGGCTTATGTTAGTACAATTGTGACCCTCATGATAGCTGTAGGGGCTTCCTTTGAATTCCCCCTAGTTATGACATCACTTACTCAACTTGGACTTGTTAAAGCACAAACTTGGAGACAAAATTGGAGATGGGGAGTTCTAGTCTCTTTTATCATTGCATGGATAATTTCGCCAGGTACGACTGGAGGCGTGATAGAAACAACAATTGCAGTTACTCTATCCAGTTTATATTTTATTGGAGTTATAGTTTCGTCAATTATCGAAAAGAGAAATACTAAAAACAAAAATGAGTTACTAGTGAAATAA